A portion of the Vibrio coralliirubri genome contains these proteins:
- a CDS encoding IS3 family transposase: MALTLKGKYPLKHLLHTLQLAKSVFYYQAQTSKRQNSYERELRLIKSIYHEHKGRYGYRRIHLELKNQGFVLNHKTVQRLMAQLNLKSTVRIKKYRSYRGESGKAAPNVLERDFSATQPDEKWVTDVTEFKVKEQKVYLSPVVDLFTQEVVAYRVAKNACLPLVTDMLTEAISTLKPNSKPIIHSDQGWQYRHRQYQKKVAESGLTQSMSRKGNCLDNAVAENFFALLKTEMYHNQSFEDADALIEQIKEYIEYYNTKRIKVKLKGLTPIEYRTQALKAA; encoded by the coding sequence ATAGCTCTAACTCTTAAAGGCAAGTACCCATTAAAGCACTTACTGCACACTCTACAGTTGGCAAAAAGTGTCTTTTATTATCAGGCTCAAACGAGCAAGCGCCAAAATAGCTACGAACGTGAGCTGCGGTTGATAAAGTCAATTTATCATGAACATAAGGGGCGATACGGCTACCGCCGTATTCACTTGGAACTAAAGAATCAGGGGTTCGTGCTTAATCACAAAACGGTTCAAAGGCTTATGGCTCAGCTCAACCTTAAATCGACGGTCAGGATTAAAAAGTATCGTTCATACCGAGGAGAGTCAGGAAAAGCTGCTCCCAACGTTCTTGAAAGAGATTTTAGTGCGACTCAACCCGATGAAAAGTGGGTAACTGATGTCACGGAGTTCAAAGTCAAAGAGCAGAAAGTATACTTATCTCCCGTTGTCGACTTGTTTACTCAGGAGGTGGTTGCTTATAGAGTGGCCAAAAATGCCTGCTTGCCGCTTGTCACAGATATGCTGACGGAAGCTATATCAACGCTTAAACCCAACTCAAAGCCAATTATACATAGCGATCAAGGTTGGCAATATCGCCATCGACAGTATCAGAAAAAGGTAGCGGAGAGTGGGTTAACGCAAAGCATGTCGAGAAAAGGTAACTGCTTGGATAATGCTGTTGCTGAAAACTTTTTTGCTTTACTCAAAACCGAGATGTATCACAACCAAAGCTTTGAAGATGCAGATGCTCTGATAGAGCAGATTAAAGAATACATCGAGTACTACAATACCAAACGTATAAAAGTGAAACTAAAAGGCCTGACTCCGATAGAATATCGAACTCAGGCCTTGAAAGCCGCTTAA
- the murQ gene encoding N-acetylmuramic acid 6-phosphate etherase, with amino-acid sequence MSNDALISALSHLVSEGRNPDTMDIDLLTSLEVVEKINQQDKQVPLAIEAELPQIAKAVDKIAHAFQNGGRLIYMGAGTSGRLGVLDASECPPTFGVSDKMIIGLIAGGPEAILKAKEGAEDSLTLGIEDLKAIQFSENDVVVGIAASGRTPYVIGALNYANQLGAVTVALSCNPDSPIAEIAQIAISPVVGPEALTGSTRLKSGTAQKLVLNMLTTASMIRIGKSYQNLMVDVKATNEKLVARAARIVIQATECDKALAVSTLKATDYDVKLSILMILTGLDLELAKAQLDKQNGFLRKAVENNQ; translated from the coding sequence ATGAGTAACGACGCTCTCATATCAGCGCTCTCGCACCTCGTTTCGGAGGGGAGAAACCCTGACACTATGGATATTGATCTGCTCACCTCTCTCGAAGTGGTTGAAAAGATTAACCAACAAGACAAACAAGTCCCACTGGCGATTGAAGCGGAACTGCCACAGATCGCAAAAGCGGTTGATAAAATTGCTCATGCCTTTCAAAACGGTGGTCGACTGATTTATATGGGCGCAGGCACCAGTGGTCGATTAGGTGTGTTAGACGCCTCAGAATGCCCACCGACTTTCGGTGTTTCAGACAAGATGATTATCGGCCTAATTGCAGGTGGACCAGAGGCGATTTTAAAAGCCAAAGAAGGCGCTGAAGACTCGCTGACTCTCGGTATTGAAGATCTGAAAGCGATTCAGTTTTCAGAAAATGATGTCGTGGTAGGTATTGCAGCGAGCGGTCGCACACCTTACGTGATTGGTGCACTCAACTATGCCAATCAGCTTGGCGCAGTAACGGTTGCTCTGTCTTGTAACCCTGATTCTCCAATTGCTGAAATCGCTCAAATCGCAATTAGCCCGGTGGTTGGCCCAGAAGCATTAACAGGTTCAACACGACTCAAATCAGGTACGGCACAAAAGCTGGTGCTTAATATGCTGACCACTGCAAGCATGATTCGTATCGGCAAAAGCTACCAAAATCTGATGGTCGACGTAAAAGCGACTAATGAAAAATTGGTTGCCCGCGCTGCTCGTATCGTTATCCAAGCAACGGAGTGTGACAAAGCACTGGCGGTATCAACACTTAAAGCGACTGATTACGATGTGAAGTTATCTATTTTGATGATTCTAACAGGGCTAGATTTAGAGTTAGCCAAGGCACAACTTGATAAGCAAAATGGCTTCTTGAGAAAAGCTGTCGAGAATAATCAATAG
- a CDS encoding carbon starvation protein A, whose amino-acid sequence MMWFLTCVAALIGGYFIYGAFIEKVFGINEKRQTPAHTKQDGVDYVPMSTPKVYLVQLLNIAGVGPIFGPIMGALYGPAAMLWIVLGCIFAGAVHDYFSGMLSIRNGGASVPTITGRYLGNGAKHFMNIFAIVLLLLVGVVFVSAPAGMITNLVNDQTDFAMSATTMVVIIFAYYIIATIVPVDKIIGRFYPLFGALLIFMSVGLITAIGLSDEHQIMGGFEMKDMFTNMNPNDLPLWPALFITIACGAISGFHATQSPLMARCMENEKNGRFVFYGAMIGEGIIALIWCALALSFFGSVESLSDAIANGGPGNVVYSASFGLLGVFGGILAFLGVVILPITSGDTAFRSSRLILAEYFNMEQKTLRNRLLMALPLFVLGGILTQVDFGIIWRYFGFANQSTAVMMLWTASAYLLRHNKLHWVTTVPAIFMTSVCITFILNNSQLGFGLPMQLSTIIGVVSAFGVAAYVIKISKGKGDIDLADEQEEKEAKGVTKTA is encoded by the coding sequence ATGATGTGGTTTCTTACCTGTGTTGCAGCACTCATTGGTGGCTACTTTATTTACGGTGCCTTTATCGAGAAGGTTTTCGGTATCAATGAAAAGCGTCAAACACCCGCTCACACCAAGCAAGATGGCGTGGACTACGTTCCAATGTCGACACCAAAGGTTTACCTAGTTCAGCTGCTTAACATTGCAGGTGTAGGTCCAATCTTCGGCCCTATCATGGGTGCCCTTTACGGCCCAGCAGCGATGCTTTGGATCGTGCTAGGTTGTATCTTCGCAGGTGCAGTACACGACTACTTCTCAGGTATGTTATCTATCCGTAATGGTGGTGCTTCGGTTCCAACTATCACTGGACGTTACCTAGGCAATGGCGCAAAACACTTTATGAACATCTTTGCCATTGTTCTACTGCTTCTCGTTGGTGTGGTATTCGTATCTGCTCCTGCAGGCATGATCACTAACCTAGTGAACGACCAAACTGATTTCGCGATGTCTGCAACAACCATGGTTGTTATCATCTTTGCTTACTACATCATCGCAACGATTGTCCCTGTCGATAAAATCATTGGTCGCTTCTACCCACTGTTCGGCGCACTGCTTATCTTCATGTCTGTTGGCCTAATCACTGCGATTGGTCTATCTGACGAGCACCAAATCATGGGTGGCTTCGAGATGAAGGACATGTTCACCAACATGAACCCGAATGACCTACCACTTTGGCCTGCTCTATTCATCACCATTGCTTGTGGTGCTATTTCTGGCTTCCACGCAACTCAGTCACCACTAATGGCGCGTTGTATGGAAAACGAGAAGAACGGTCGCTTCGTATTCTACGGTGCAATGATTGGTGAAGGCATCATCGCTCTAATCTGGTGTGCACTTGCTCTGTCATTCTTCGGTTCAGTTGAGTCTCTCTCTGACGCAATTGCAAACGGCGGCCCTGGCAACGTGGTATACAGCGCTTCATTTGGTCTACTGGGTGTATTCGGCGGTATCCTTGCTTTCCTTGGCGTAGTTATCCTGCCAATCACTTCTGGTGACACAGCATTCCGTTCTAGCCGTCTTATCCTTGCTGAATACTTCAACATGGAACAGAAAACTCTGCGTAACCGCCTACTAATGGCTCTACCATTGTTCGTTCTTGGTGGCATCCTGACTCAAGTAGATTTCGGTATCATCTGGCGCTACTTCGGTTTTGCTAACCAGTCAACGGCAGTAATGATGTTGTGGACAGCTTCAGCTTACCTACTTCGTCACAACAAACTGCACTGGGTAACAACGGTTCCAGCTATCTTCATGACGTCTGTATGTATCACATTCATCCTGAACAACAGCCAACTAGGCTTTGGTCTACCAATGCAGCTTTCAACCATCATCGGTGTGGTGAGTGCATTCGGTGTTGCGGCTTACGTTATCAAAATCTCGAAAGGCAAAGGCGATATCGATCTTGCTGATGAACAAGAAGAGAAAGAAGCAAAAGGCGTAACCAAAACTGCCTAG
- a CDS encoding sodium:solute symporter, with protein sequence MNSLFTSLDWAVFAVYFAVIAFTGWHFSRTKITSTKDYFLGGNSMPMWVVAISVLATSQSAATFLGGPESSYRGDLTYLATNIGGIIGAVFVALVLIPRFYKNKVSTVYELLKVRFGEKTKQRAGVMYLVGRVFASGARLYMAAIAVSMILFTNIDPSSVVTSVVILVAVGLAYTYMGGIRSVIWSDLIQLVVYVGAAIAVIIYLLGQIPADFNQIAQVLANPGEGQASKLTLLDFNLDFSPAGTFSFWACITGFVLLNIGAFGLDQDMTQRVLTCKDAKQGSKAMINSIIFSIPVVLVFMSIGLLLYVFYQRPELMGVEGKEVVQNFNGENVTIFMYYVLNEMPAGLRGLVTVGVVAAALSTLNSGLNSMSSVAIQDIYKPWLEARKGVQDDFHYVKAGRFGMAAAAVALGSMGILCYYWQQYTDMPLLSFALSVMVFAYTGLLGVYFTAIFTERGNETSVALALMAGFFTTLLMQAYVWDSVMGVINDDWVGVRLAFPYQLCVGTFVSLIVCLSGKKQTQEVNKLQTV encoded by the coding sequence ATGAATTCACTATTTACTTCGCTGGACTGGGCGGTATTTGCGGTTTACTTCGCTGTTATCGCTTTTACAGGCTGGCACTTCAGCCGAACCAAGATCACGAGCACCAAAGATTATTTCTTAGGCGGTAACTCGATGCCAATGTGGGTCGTTGCCATCTCAGTATTGGCGACCTCGCAATCTGCAGCGACGTTCTTAGGAGGACCAGAATCTAGCTACCGTGGCGATCTCACTTATCTAGCGACCAACATTGGTGGAATTATTGGAGCTGTCTTTGTCGCATTAGTACTGATACCTCGCTTCTACAAAAACAAAGTATCTACCGTTTACGAACTGCTGAAAGTTCGTTTTGGCGAGAAAACAAAACAGCGCGCAGGCGTGATGTACTTGGTCGGTCGCGTATTTGCTTCTGGTGCTCGCCTGTACATGGCCGCTATCGCTGTCTCCATGATTCTATTTACCAACATTGACCCAAGCAGCGTAGTGACTTCAGTGGTCATTCTGGTTGCCGTTGGCCTTGCTTATACTTACATGGGTGGCATTCGTTCCGTTATCTGGAGCGACCTAATTCAGCTTGTGGTTTATGTCGGTGCAGCCATTGCTGTGATCATCTATTTATTGGGACAAATTCCAGCTGATTTCAACCAAATTGCGCAAGTACTGGCTAACCCTGGTGAAGGCCAAGCTTCGAAACTGACCTTATTAGATTTTAACCTCGACTTTAGCCCTGCTGGCACCTTCAGCTTTTGGGCATGTATTACGGGATTCGTGCTGTTAAACATTGGTGCGTTTGGCCTTGATCAAGACATGACTCAACGTGTTTTGACTTGTAAAGATGCTAAGCAAGGTTCAAAGGCGATGATTAACTCAATCATTTTCTCAATTCCAGTTGTGCTTGTATTCATGTCAATTGGCCTACTTTTGTATGTCTTCTACCAAAGACCTGAACTGATGGGCGTTGAAGGTAAAGAAGTTGTTCAAAATTTTAATGGCGAGAACGTCACTATTTTCATGTATTACGTGCTGAATGAAATGCCAGCAGGTCTTAGAGGCTTGGTTACTGTTGGGGTTGTTGCAGCGGCACTTTCAACACTAAATTCTGGATTAAACTCAATGTCATCAGTGGCTATTCAGGATATCTATAAGCCTTGGCTAGAAGCTCGTAAAGGAGTGCAAGATGATTTCCATTACGTGAAAGCTGGCCGATTTGGTATGGCGGCGGCAGCTGTGGCCTTAGGTAGTATGGGAATCCTGTGTTACTACTGGCAGCAGTACACTGACATGCCACTGTTGTCGTTTGCTTTGAGTGTGATGGTCTTTGCCTACACAGGGTTGTTGGGTGTCTACTTCACCGCAATATTCACTGAGCGCGGTAACGAAACTTCGGTCGCTTTAGCTCTAATGGCAGGCTTCTTCACCACTCTGCTGATGCAAGCTTATGTTTGGGATAGCGTGATGGGCGTGATTAACGATGATTGGGTAGGAGTTCGTTTAGCGTTCCCTTATCAACTTTGTGTTGGCACATTTGTATCGTTAATCGTGTGCCTTTCAGGAAAGAAGCAAACTCAAGAAGTTAATAAACTACAAACGGTTTAG
- a CDS encoding sensor histidine kinase, whose product MELILSLLQQTCVYLVIAYMLSKTPLILPLLSISSRLSHKVSCYVLFSLFCIMGTYFGLQINDAIANTRAMGAVMGGLFGGPVVGFAVGFTGGIHRYSLGGFTDLACAISTTAEGLIGGLLHVYLVRKNKASQLFNPLVVFSVTLFAEIIQMLILLAVAKPFEQSYALVSDIAAPMIIANSVGAALFMSIIQDRKTIFEKYSATFSRRALTIAERSVGILHGGFNSDNAQKIVRIVYEETNVGAVAITDREKILAFVGIGDVHHIPNTPISSQSTLTSMEQNDIIYLDGKENPYQCSLSQDCKLGSALIIPLRAGNEVVGTIKLYEPKLKLFSTINMSMGEGIAQLLSSQILFSNYQQQQTLLTQAEIKLLHAQVNPHFLFNALNTISAVTRRDPDKARELIQHLSHFFRSNLKQNINTVKLKDELAHVNAYLTIEKARFTDRLEVEWDIDPQLYESQLPSFTLQPLVENAIKHGISNMLEGGKVKISSEAFEGGFKLTVEDNAGNYQKPSQDHVGLGMEIVDKRLTNFFGQDSALKIESQPQQFTRMSFIIPILK is encoded by the coding sequence ATGGAACTCATTCTCTCTCTGCTGCAACAAACCTGTGTCTACTTAGTGATTGCTTACATGCTCAGTAAGACTCCACTGATTCTCCCTTTGTTGAGCATCTCTTCACGCTTAAGTCATAAAGTCAGCTGTTATGTTCTGTTTTCTCTATTCTGTATTATGGGCACCTATTTTGGACTGCAGATTAATGACGCGATAGCCAACACTCGTGCGATGGGTGCGGTAATGGGTGGTCTGTTTGGCGGCCCTGTCGTTGGCTTTGCGGTCGGCTTTACTGGCGGTATTCACCGTTACTCATTAGGCGGCTTCACAGACTTGGCTTGTGCTATTTCCACCACAGCAGAAGGCCTGATTGGTGGCCTGTTGCACGTTTATCTCGTTAGGAAGAACAAAGCCAGCCAACTGTTTAATCCATTGGTGGTTTTCTCAGTAACCCTGTTTGCAGAGATCATTCAGATGCTGATTCTGCTGGCGGTCGCAAAACCCTTCGAACAATCCTATGCTCTGGTTTCCGATATTGCGGCGCCAATGATCATTGCTAACTCAGTCGGTGCAGCACTGTTCATGAGCATCATCCAAGACAGGAAAACCATCTTCGAAAAGTACTCGGCTACCTTCTCACGCCGCGCATTAACCATCGCCGAGCGTTCGGTGGGTATTTTACATGGCGGATTCAATTCTGATAACGCACAAAAAATCGTACGTATCGTTTATGAAGAGACCAATGTTGGTGCGGTAGCGATTACCGACCGAGAAAAAATCCTCGCGTTCGTTGGCATTGGTGATGTACACCATATTCCAAATACTCCGATTTCATCGCAAAGCACGCTCACTTCGATGGAACAAAACGACATCATCTACCTTGATGGCAAAGAGAACCCATACCAATGCTCCTTGTCTCAGGATTGTAAATTGGGTTCTGCGTTGATTATTCCATTGCGCGCGGGTAACGAAGTGGTAGGCACCATCAAACTGTATGAGCCAAAACTAAAGCTTTTCTCGACCATCAACATGTCGATGGGTGAAGGTATCGCTCAGCTATTATCGAGCCAGATCCTCTTTAGCAACTATCAGCAGCAGCAAACGCTACTGACACAAGCGGAAATCAAACTGCTGCACGCTCAAGTGAATCCACACTTCTTGTTCAATGCGCTTAACACCATCAGCGCAGTAACACGTCGTGACCCAGATAAAGCTCGAGAGTTGATTCAGCACTTGTCTCACTTCTTTAGAAGTAACCTAAAGCAGAACATTAATACCGTGAAGCTCAAAGACGAACTGGCGCACGTCAACGCTTACCTGACCATAGAGAAAGCACGCTTTACCGATCGACTAGAGGTGGAGTGGGATATCGACCCGCAGTTATATGAATCTCAATTGCCGAGCTTTACCCTGCAACCGCTGGTAGAAAACGCCATCAAACATGGGATATCTAATATGTTGGAAGGCGGTAAAGTAAAGATCTCTAGCGAGGCTTTCGAGGGTGGGTTCAAGTTAACCGTTGAAGACAATGCAGGTAATTATCAGAAGCCATCTCAAGATCATGTAGGATTAGGGATGGAAATTGTTGATAAACGACTCACTAATTTCTTTGGACAAGATTCAGCACTAAAAATAGAATCTCAACCACAGCAATTTACTCGAATGAGCTTTATCATACCTATACTAAAATAA
- a CDS encoding BadF/BadG/BcrA/BcrD ATPase family protein, with amino-acid sequence MITHTLAVDGGGTKTAIRLKRILPTLSNIEECILPATSLTLYGEAAITQLTHYIDEMLSVNQIKSQQCYIVVGVAGVGNLDLKAKLQSALTHCPHLYVTTDAEASVFGANSGQGVNCIAIGTGSVAIQLDVQQKTQQVGGWGFPIGDQGGGAWLGFQAVQQTLVELDNKRTSLTSQLVMRKTGNERSQILQWIGEANATDYAKFARELVDMEQRCSTANTILKQGIEEIEKLTRTCSDYNSLPIMFLGSLGQFYRPRLSQELQVRTLNIQGNALDGAEVIANQKIQQLNLGSEQ; translated from the coding sequence ATGATTACCCATACTTTGGCAGTCGATGGCGGTGGAACTAAAACCGCCATTAGACTGAAGCGAATATTACCAACACTAAGTAACATCGAAGAGTGTATTTTACCTGCAACGTCATTGACCTTATATGGTGAAGCTGCGATCACTCAACTGACTCATTATATTGATGAAATGTTGAGTGTTAATCAGATAAAATCACAACAGTGCTATATTGTGGTTGGTGTTGCTGGCGTAGGAAACTTAGATTTAAAAGCCAAACTGCAATCGGCGTTAACCCATTGCCCGCACCTGTATGTAACGACTGATGCAGAAGCGTCAGTATTTGGTGCTAATTCAGGACAAGGAGTTAACTGTATTGCGATTGGGACGGGATCTGTTGCGATTCAATTAGACGTACAACAAAAGACTCAACAAGTTGGTGGCTGGGGTTTCCCAATTGGTGACCAAGGTGGTGGCGCTTGGCTTGGCTTTCAAGCTGTTCAACAAACTCTCGTTGAATTAGATAACAAGCGTACTTCTTTAACGAGTCAGCTTGTAATGCGAAAGACAGGCAACGAACGCAGCCAAATTCTACAGTGGATTGGCGAAGCTAACGCGACCGATTACGCCAAATTTGCACGAGAGCTCGTTGATATGGAACAGCGCTGCTCAACGGCAAATACCATATTAAAACAAGGTATTGAAGAAATAGAGAAGCTCACACGAACATGCTCAGACTATAACTCATTACCGATTATGTTCTTAGGCAGTTTAGGACAGTTCTATCGCCCTAGGCTTTCCCAAGAACTCCAAGTTCGTACCTTAAACATTCAAGGTAATGCTCTGGATGGTGCAGAAGTCATCGCTAACCAAAAGATCCAGCAGCTTAATTTAGGAAGTGAACAATGA
- a CDS encoding anhydro-N-acetylmuramic acid kinase — MKSELYIGVMSGTSMDGVDTALVSIEDTRITLLAHDEFPMPDDLKARLLEVCIGQKTDLIAIGELDHQLGHLFADAVLQLLEKSGTPASSVTAIGNHGQTVFHQPTGESPFTMQLGDANIIAAKTQIQTVADFRRKDMALGGQGAPLVPAFHHTIFQPQDSSVVVLNIGGISNISVLRPNQPTLGYDTGPGNMLMDAWVDKHTGEKFDRDAQFALKGQLNQALLKQLLNESYLSQVPPKSTGRELFNLPWLEQQLTEFKDLAVEDVQRTLCEYTALTIANEVETYRLGNQPALYVCGGGTRNPLLMERLSELLPSWEVDSTTSKGVDADYMEAMAFAWLAQRHVHQLPSNLPEVTGASRAASLGVLYRAD; from the coding sequence ATGAAATCAGAGTTATATATCGGTGTGATGTCAGGGACGAGCATGGACGGCGTTGATACAGCCTTAGTGTCGATTGAAGATACGCGCATCACATTGCTGGCTCATGATGAGTTCCCAATGCCTGACGACCTCAAAGCGCGTCTGCTTGAAGTCTGTATTGGTCAGAAAACCGATCTGATTGCCATTGGCGAACTCGACCACCAGCTTGGCCATCTGTTTGCTGATGCGGTTCTGCAACTTCTCGAAAAGTCAGGTACACCTGCATCTTCTGTAACTGCGATTGGTAACCATGGCCAAACAGTATTCCACCAGCCAACCGGCGAATCTCCATTTACCATGCAGTTGGGTGATGCCAACATCATTGCCGCTAAAACACAGATTCAAACGGTTGCCGATTTCAGGCGTAAAGACATGGCATTAGGCGGACAAGGTGCGCCATTAGTCCCTGCCTTCCACCATACGATTTTCCAGCCGCAAGACAGCTCAGTTGTGGTGTTGAATATTGGTGGTATCTCGAATATTTCAGTACTGCGCCCTAATCAGCCAACGCTTGGTTATGATACAGGCCCGGGCAATATGTTGATGGACGCTTGGGTTGATAAACACACGGGTGAGAAGTTTGACCGTGATGCGCAATTTGCGCTTAAAGGTCAACTCAATCAAGCTTTACTCAAACAGTTGTTAAATGAATCTTATCTATCTCAAGTGCCACCGAAAAGTACCGGTAGAGAACTATTCAACCTACCTTGGCTAGAGCAACAATTAACAGAATTTAAAGATCTTGCAGTTGAAGATGTTCAGCGCACTCTTTGTGAATACACCGCATTGACGATAGCCAATGAAGTGGAGACTTATCGCTTGGGTAACCAACCTGCACTGTATGTGTGTGGCGGTGGTACACGAAATCCATTGTTGATGGAGAGACTGTCTGAACTGCTTCCAAGTTGGGAGGTTGATTCAACCACCAGTAAAGGCGTGGATGCCGATTACATGGAAGCGATGGCCTTTGCGTGGCTTGCTCAACGTCATGTTCATCAACTGCCAAGCAATTTACCAGAAGTGACTGGCGCAAGCAGAGCAGCCTCTCTAGGCGTTCTCTATCGTGCTGACTAA
- the btsR gene encoding two-component system response regulator BtsR, translated as MLKALVVDDELFAREELIELLTETGEVEIIGQASNAIEGLKQINLLKPDVVYLDIQMPQVTGIELLSMLDPDTMPYVVFVTAYDQYAIQAFEDNAFDYLLKPVEPCRLNKSVCRLNKVIKQNQKAPEQNISAIAPCHLEQIPCIGHNRIVIMASQTVECAYSDISGVHVRSSSQTATSQLTLKILEEKTDLIRCHRQYLINIKSIQEIKLLENGLAEIITLTGFEVPVSRRYLKTLKEQLGLQ; from the coding sequence ATGTTAAAGGCATTAGTTGTCGATGATGAGCTTTTTGCTCGCGAAGAGCTGATTGAGCTGCTGACCGAAACCGGAGAAGTGGAAATCATAGGCCAAGCAAGTAACGCCATCGAAGGACTGAAACAGATCAACCTACTCAAGCCTGATGTCGTGTATTTGGATATCCAAATGCCGCAGGTTACCGGGATTGAACTGTTAAGCATGCTTGACCCTGACACCATGCCTTACGTGGTATTCGTCACCGCCTACGACCAATATGCGATTCAAGCCTTTGAAGATAACGCTTTTGATTACCTACTTAAGCCAGTCGAGCCTTGTCGATTAAACAAGAGCGTTTGTCGCCTGAACAAGGTCATCAAACAAAATCAAAAAGCACCAGAACAGAACATCTCAGCAATTGCTCCCTGTCACTTAGAGCAGATACCGTGTATCGGTCATAACCGCATTGTGATCATGGCAAGCCAAACGGTCGAGTGCGCCTATTCCGATATCAGTGGTGTGCATGTTCGCAGCTCATCGCAAACCGCGACCTCACAGTTAACGCTAAAGATCTTGGAAGAAAAAACCGATTTGATCCGCTGTCATCGCCAATATTTGATCAACATAAAATCAATCCAAGAGATCAAACTGTTAGAGAATGGATTAGCGGAGATCATTACCCTGACTGGCTTTGAAGTGCCGGTCAGTCGTCGCTACTTAAAGACTTTAAAAGAGCAACTCGGTCTCCAGTAA
- a CDS encoding DUF2799 domain-containing protein, producing MKKIIALFAVAFSLAGCSANVQDLAAEGNWQEIGYRDGIKGHTQRSYSEMTELGAVVQASYTEGYHLGVTEYCNPNHAYQIGLSGQVYEGVCSGTEDAQRFRMEWQRGWDEFSNDY from the coding sequence ATGAAAAAAATAATCGCACTATTCGCCGTGGCATTTAGCCTTGCAGGATGCAGCGCCAATGTTCAAGATTTAGCAGCTGAAGGCAATTGGCAAGAGATTGGCTATCGTGATGGTATCAAAGGCCACACTCAACGTTCGTACTCAGAGATGACTGAGCTTGGCGCAGTCGTTCAAGCGAGTTACACAGAAGGTTATCACCTAGGTGTGACTGAATATTGTAATCCGAACCATGCTTATCAGATTGGTTTATCTGGTCAGGTGTATGAAGGCGTGTGTTCTGGTACGGAAGACGCTCAACGTTTCCGCATGGAGTGGCAACGCGGCTGGGACGAGTTCTCAAACGACTACTAA
- a CDS encoding helix-turn-helix domain-containing protein, which yields MSKYSRELKCIIAKQYLDGTSSLYLAKQYSISSRQIRYWAQVFAIHGTDSFLPTNHAATAQTKRKALNLMWTNEWSLTHTSAVLNLSSPGILSVWLKRFNELGIKGLEMRQKGRPSMKQQPQRTTKPDNEMTLEELKEELVYLRTENAVLKKLEELEQKKNRRTKKKRS from the coding sequence ATGTCCAAATATAGCCGAGAGCTAAAATGTATCATTGCTAAGCAATACTTAGATGGCACGTCATCTCTCTACTTAGCAAAACAATATTCAATTTCTTCAAGGCAGATACGGTATTGGGCTCAAGTCTTTGCCATCCATGGTACTGATTCATTTTTACCAACTAATCATGCCGCGACTGCTCAAACAAAACGAAAAGCATTGAATTTAATGTGGACGAATGAATGGTCTCTCACGCACACTAGCGCTGTATTAAACCTCTCATCCCCTGGAATACTCTCTGTCTGGCTTAAACGATTTAATGAGCTCGGTATCAAGGGGCTCGAAATGCGCCAGAAAGGAAGACCCTCAATGAAACAGCAACCTCAACGTACCACTAAGCCTGATAATGAAATGACACTTGAGGAGCTAAAAGAGGAGTTGGTCTACTTACGAACCGAGAATGCCGTTCTAAAAAAGTTGGAAGAGTTGGAGCAGAAAAAAAACCGTCGAACAAAGAAAAAGCGGTCATAG